A single window of Nicotiana sylvestris chromosome 5, ASM39365v2, whole genome shotgun sequence DNA harbors:
- the LOC104225484 gene encoding putative WEB family protein At1g65010, chloroplastic → MLRSKSRSDIGQRSHSSRFSRAISASKLCRGDALGCQIDSNALVSLERNKPSKVDHLSENRVNKILLMQEQMGHLEEELKETKEQLNFVEGEKNRAIQELKETRQVANEANQKLNEGLSPKKAGELIAELKVLKELNSKTQEELKIKDKNIESLRLELERVKKYEVKLAEKDAMLGGLREEMNHMKASEVQATEQLSVFKKMVKELEVELEQRKLSESKIYDSFESQMRQFEQAKIELEEAKLEMASLHEKVGSLETSSKRNSGRLNGFSNGEIANSVKKELESLNSELALAKEDVANAQEREKIALSKAKNLNDEISLLKNEVKLASEAEEKSRKAMDDLALALKEVATEASEAKEKLSATLLELEQVKEEAGKLKDMVRNTEARYQKLLDEAKKETDLYRNTADRLRLETEESLLAWNGKEMGFITCIKRAEEERTLAQRETERLAESLKAAEDTTKAAKEEKYKLRDILKQAINEANAAKAAAGLARDENSQLKDRLAEKEEALHFLSRENECLKTNTPAAHENVNEFKRFPPSSSAEFRTKEMVEEHIEDHKVKKSFSADLRELKLQKVDDSDKDEMLKGSIFDPTSVTPKSEPRTPHSLSHRRRASSPALADDAGKPNTNPDFNHSDESDSDRNSSSRRKALFRKVGDLIMRKSFHI, encoded by the exons ATGTTACGTTCAAAATCAAG ATCTGATATAGGACAAAGGAGCCATTCTTCAAGATTTTCAAGAGCAATTTCTGCATCAAAGCTTTGTAGAGGTGATGCTTTGGGTTGTCAAATTGATTCAAACGCCCTTGTTTCTCTTGAAAGAAATAAACCCTCTAAAGTTGACCATTTATCTGAG AATCGGGTGAATAAAATTTTGCTGATGCAAGAACAAATGGGACATCTTGAGGAGGAGTTGAAGGAGACAAAAGAGCAATTAAATTTTGTTGAAGGAGAAAAGAATAGAGCAATTCAAGAACTTAAGGAGACGAGACAAGTTGCTAATGAGGCTAATCAGAAGCTAAATGAGGGATTATCACCTAAAAAAGCAGGGGaactaattgctgaacttaaggtTTTGAAGGAATTGAATTCTAAAACTCAAGAAGAATTGAAGATTAAAGATAAGAATATCGAGTCGCTGAGGCTGGAGCTCGAAAGGGTGAAGAAATACGAGGTCAAGTTAGCAGAAAAAGATGCTATGTTAGGAGGATTGAGAGAGGAGATGAATCATATGAAAGCATCTGAAGTTCAAGCAACAGAACAATTGTCTGTTTTTAAGAAAATGGTTAAAGAACTAGAAGTTGAATTAGAGCAAAGGAAGTTATCCGAGTCGAAAATATATGATTCGTTTGAGTCGCAGATGAGGCAGTTTGAACAAGCTAAGATCGAACTTGAAGAAGCCAAGCTCGAGATGGCTTCACTTCACGAGAAGGTTGGATCGCTAGAGACTTCTTCGAAGAGAAATAGCGGGCGCCTTAATGGTTTTTCCAATGGGGAGATCGCCAATTCTGTGAAAAAGGAACTCGAAAGCCTTAACTCTGAACTTGCGTTGGCAAAGGAGGATGTGGCTAATGCGCAAGAGAGGGAGAAAATTGCCCTTTCAAAGGCTAAGAATTTGAACGACGAGATAAGCTTGCTTAAGAATGAAGTTAAGTTGGCTAGTGAGGCAGAGGAAAAAAGCAGAAAGGCGATGGACGATTTAGCATTAGCATTGAAGGAAGTTGCTACTGAAGCGTCAGAGGCCAAGGAGAAACTCAGTGCTACTCTATTAGAGTTAGAACAAGTGAAAGAGGAAGCGGGAAAATTGAAGGACATGGTTAGAAATACTGAGGCCAGATATCAAAAACTCTTGGATGAGGCGAAAAAAGAGACGGACCTATACAGAAATACAGCAGACAGATTGAGATTAGAGACCGAGGAGTCACTTTTAGCGTGGAACGGGAAGGAGATGGGGTTCATCACTTGTATAAAAAGAGCTGAAGAAGAACGAACTCTGGCTCAGCGCGAGACGGAAAGGCTTGCAGAGTCTCTTAAAGCAGCCGAGGATACGACTAAAGCAGCAAAGGAAGAAAAGTACAAATTGAGGGACATATTGAAGCAAGCTATCAATGAAGCCAATGCAGCAAAAGCTGCAGCCGGCCTAGCTAGAGATGAAAATTCTCAACTCAAAGATCGGTTGGCTGAGAAAGAGGAAGCTTTGCATTTTCTCTCTAGAGAAAATGAATGCCTTAAGACCAATACACCTGCAGCTCATGAGAATGTTAACGAGTTCAAACGCTTTCCTCCTTCATCGTCAGCAGAATTCAGAACTAAGGAAATGGTTGAGGAACATATAGAGGATCATAAAGTCAAGAAAAGTTTCAGTGCTGATCTTAGAGAGCTGAAACTTCAAAAAGTTGACGATTCTGATAAGGATGAGATGCTTAAGGGCTCAATATTTGATCCAACTTCTGTCACACCAAAGTCAGAGCCTCGTACACCACATTCCCTATCTCATCGCAGGAGAGCGTCTTCACCTGCTTTAGCAGATGATGCAGGAAAACCAAATACAAATCCAGATTTTAACCATTCCGATGAATCAGATAGTGATAGGAATTCTAGTAGTAGAAGAAAAGCATTGTTCCGAAAAGTTGGTGATCTCATAATGAGGAAAAGTTTCCATATATAA